The segment GCAGGTACCATTCAGTGTATCAACGGCCGGAGCTGAAAAATTCGCAAAGATAGCTGAAGGCCAAGCAGGTGCAAAGGTAGAGATGTACCTTGACGATAAGCTCATCTCCGATCCTGAATTGGATGCCGGACTAGCAAACGGTAAGGCATCAACCGAAATATCAGTTTCAGGTGGAGAAGAATCCAAACAGGCAGCTCAAGAAAAAGCTACCGAAATCCACACAGTATTAGAATCAGGGGCTTTACCGGTTAAGCTGGAAGTAAATGGAGTAAACAGCGTATCTGCTGAACTTGGTTCACAGTTTGAACAGGGATGTCTCATGGCAGGACTACTTGCACTACTTGCAATAATCGTAGTAGTAAGTTTCAGATATAGGGCACCGTCACTTGTACTTCCGATAATTGTAACCACTCTTTCAGAGCTGATTATCATTCTTGGATTTGCATCCATCATTCACTGGAACCTAGATTTGGCTGCAATTGCAGGTATGATTGCATCCATCGGTACCGGTGTAGACGACCAGATTGTTATGACTGATGAGGTTTTAGCTCGTCGTGACAGAAGTGACAGAAAAAATATCGTTAAAACCAGAATTAAAGGTGCATTCTTCATTATATATGCATCAGCTGCAACCCTCATTGCCGCTATGCTTCCATTAGCATATATCGGATTTGCAAGAGGTTCAACAGGTATTGGTATGTTAACCGGTTTTGCAGTTACAACCGTTGTAGGTGTACTTGTAGGTATCTTCATCACAAGACCTGTATTTGCCGATTACATGGAAACCTTCCTTATCCAGTCCCCTAAAAACAAGATGCAAAATGTTAAAAAGGGTGAAACAAAAGTCAAAGACAAGAAGAAAGGAAGAAAAACCATTGCAAGAGAAGAAGCAGAAAAACAAAAGAAAAGACGATAATACCATTAACCCCCATAATTTATTTTTTTTAAAATCAATTCATCCAGCCAATGTATTCTACATTTAAATTCAATAATGAAAAAATTCTTATAGTATAAAATACTATTTTTTAAATATGTTAAACAAAGACCATCCTAGATATGAATCATTACTTTTAAGACATAAGATTGTAGAAGCACACAAAAATGGCATACTGGCAGATTCCGGTATGATAGCCCACGGTAGAGGGGAAACATACGATTATCTTATCGGTGAAAAGACTACTGACAACAGCATAAACACAATCAAGGTATCGGCGGCCTATTTTTTAAATGCAAAAAGACCTGTATTGAGCGTAAACGGTAACACCACCGCCCTGGTAGCTGAGGACATTGCAAAACTGTCCAAAATGCTGGATATTCCTGTGGAGATTAACCTGTACTATCGTACAGATGAGAGGGTTAAACGCATTGAAGAGGTTTATAAAAAATTGGGAGTCAAAGAAATCTTAGGTACCAACGATGATGAATTTATAGATACTCCCAATCTTAACGGGCCAAGAAGTCCAGTTAGTATCGATGGAATAAGCAAATCAGACCTTATATTCATACCATTGGAAGATGGGGACAGGGCAGAGGCATTATATAACCTTGGAAAAACAATAATATCCGTTGATTTAAATCCATTGTCACGTACGGCACAAACCTCCACGGTAACCATTGTAGATAACATTGTGAGGGCCATGCCCCTATTGATTAAATATGTTGAAGAATTTGAAGATTACAGTAGTGATGAATTAACAAAAATGATAAATAACTTCGATAACAAAGTAAACTTAGATAACTCAATAAGAGATATTCTAAATAGATTTGAATTATAATAATGTTTAATGTGTAATTAATAGATCATATAGGAGTTTATTAATTTGAAAGTTTATGGAATTACAGGTCTTCCAGGTTCCGGAAAAAGCATAATATCAAAATTTACTGAAAATGAAGGCATACACATTATCAGCATGGGAGACATAGTACGTAAAGAGGCCAAAACATTAAATTGTAGTTCTGAAGTTGCTGCCGTAAGCTTAAGAAAGAAATATGGCAACAAAATTATTGCAAAGCTATGTGTAGATGAAATACAGAACATCTCCAGGGAAAGTACTGATAAACAAAAACGCTTTCAGCATGAATTTGAAGATGACATTTATATAATCGAGGGAATCAGAAGTTCACATGAAGTGGACGTATTTAGGGAAAACTTCGATGACTTCACGATAATAGCAATTCATTCAAGTCCAAAGACCCGATTCGAGAGACTTAAGAAAAGAAATAGGAGTGATGATTCCTCCGACTTCAAAACATTCCTGGAAAGGGATATTAGGGAACTCGAATTCGGTATTGGAAATGTCATAGCCAGTGCAGATTTTATGATAATTAATGACGATCCGATTCAGGATAAACTGGCCCAAATGATAAGTGAATATAACAACGAGATTAACCAGTCAAATCAGTAGAATAGTCAAAGAAGTACTTATTGATAATTTAAAGATAATTAACAGAGTTTATAGGAGCATAATAATTTGAAAGTATATGGAATTACCGGCCTTCCCGGATCGGGAAAAAGTATCATATCACGACTTGCTAAAAATGAAGGCGTTCACATCATAAGTATGGGTGATATCGTACGTAAAGAAGCCGAAAAACAGAATTGTAGTTCTGGAGTTGCTGCTGTAAACCTAAGAAAGAAATATGGGGATAACGTTATTGCCGAACGCTGTGTCGAAGAGATACAGAACCATTCAAGAGACAGGCTGAACAATCAGGGCAATACCCTTACAAGGATATACACTACAAAAAACCAAAAGCAATCCCAGCGTAAGTTTAAAAGGGTTGAACAGGACGTTTATATCATAGAAGGTATTAGAAGTCCATTTGAGGTAAACATCTTCAGGAGAAACTTCAAAAACTTCAAAGTAATAGCAATCCATTCAAGTCCGGAGACCAGATTCAACAGACTTAAAAGAAGAAAAAGAAGCGATGATTCCACCGACTTCAAAACATTCCTGGAAAGGGATAGAAGAGAGCTTAAATTCGGTATTGGAAACGTTATAGCAACTGCAGATTTTATGTTGATAAATGATGGTCCCATACCTATATTCAAGAATGTTGTACGAGGATTGATTGATCATGAAATTAAACCAAAACGTAAGCCATACAAAAATCATAATAAAAACAAGAATAAACCAAACAGAAAGCATCGAAAAAATCCAAACAACTATAAGAAACATAACAAGCAAAACCCCAACAATAGAAACAAGAAGGACTTTAGAAATAAGAGGAGATATTAATCTTTTGAATACTGTAAAAAACAGAATCAACAGGGAAGGACTTAATGATGTAGCCGAAAATATTTTAAACAAGAATAAGGAAGATAATTCCACCTTCTTCTATATCAACAAGCAATCGGCTTACAATAACAAGTTTCACATCACCGACGTTGACTTATCACCCCTCGGGGATATCAAAGTAGAATTATATGATGATGATATTGATGAATTAATCGAATATATCATCAACTGACCACCAACTTTTTCTAAAAAAAATTGCTTATCATGATATGTAAGTATATGACAATAACGAGTTATCCGTTCGGATATGCAAAGGCGAGTTTATTGCTCGTTTATGGAATAGTCATATTTTTCTTCCAGATGTGCCTTCGTGATGTTATAAACTCCGCTGTCGACGTTCCATATGATTTCTGCATCATCTATTACTATTCTTCGATCGTAGAAGGGTGCATCAAGTACCAGCGTTTCTGCTTCTCCTCCCTCGAATGCAGGATGCAAACCGTATTTTTCATTCAATTTTATCAGTTCATCTATCACTTCATGGGTAATTGTTCTGCCCAGCCAGTCCTTTGTAAGTCCGTATGCCGCCGTACTGGATATTATTATTTCAAATCCTTCATCGACAAGTTCCCTCATATATTCAACCGGATTTACATGCCATAGTGGTGATACTGATTTTAGTCCTATTTTCTCACATATCCTGTCTATCCTGGATTTCTGATAGACCGATTCGAGTGCTCCAGAGTATACACATTCAACACCCTTGTTTTTAAGTCTTATCAGTGCATTTTCCACATCGTCAAGTTCCTCTTCCTTGACTCCGTCTGTCAGTACGTCAACTGTTGGTATTTCCATTGCCGCTGCACAGTAGTCAACCATGTGTATGTTTGGCACGTGGAACATGTATGATTCCTTGTTTCTTGATACCATGGCAAGCAGTGCGTATATTTCATCGTTATTTTTAATTGCCTTATAAACCGCCATTGTACTGTCTTTTCCACCGGAGTATAAAATTACTGATTTCATCATATTACCTCGTAAAAATTGCTTTAAAAAAAAAGTTTATTGGATAAAAAAAAGTTTTAGAAAGTGGAATATAAGCTACTTATTTACGTTTTGGACGTACACGTGGTGCATTCCTTTTGGTATTTGTTTTAGCGTTTGATTTGGTGTTTCTTTTAGTAGCTTTTTTGGTACTTTCATTCTTATTTGATGATTTTTTAAATGGATTGAATGAGAATCCTTTTTTGGATTTCTTTTCCTCTTCAAATATATCATTTGATGTAGTTGTTTTCTTTTCCTTTAAGTCATCTGCAGTTAATTGTTTGAATCGTTTGTTTGAACCTATGGTCTGTTTTGGACTTTCATTGAATGATTCATCAAAGATATCGATTGAATCCTTGCTAGCCCTTCTGGAACGTGTTTTTCTGTTTTCTGTTCCCGGTACAACTTTACGTTTGATTCTTTCACGGTCGGATGATGTTTTTCGTTTTTTCCTGAATTTGTTGATGAGTGTGAATATGCTGTCTACAAAGAATCCTGCAAGTGCAACCAGCACTCCCAGTACTCCCGATAGGATTACTGCATTAAATTGGTTCGGCAGGTATTTGTTAATCTGATTTATCATGTCCTCTGTTGGTCCTGTGATGTTAAGAACTACGGCATCATTTTCGCCTATTGAGGAGATTATCTTTGTTATGTTGTTTGCCTTGACTGTGGCATTTGCCTGCATTGAGGTGTATTTCAGGTGCGTGTATGTTTGTTGGCCGAATGTGTAGTATATTGAATCCAGTATGCCCTGCGGATCTGCCTGGTCGTTCATGTTTACATAGAACGTATCATTGGCTATTTCGTCTACCGACGTGATGTTCTCATTTGTTCCATTTAAGAATGACAGGAATCGTGCCTTTTCATCATTGTTGGCGAACTGTTCATCCACCTTAAATGTTATTCCTGTATATTCTACTTTTTCAACTCCTTCTATGGCGGAGATATTGTTTATTATTTCAGTCAGGTTTCCATTGGTTGATAATTCCAACTCGACGATATCCGTTCCGGCAACACTTTCTTCCACTATTGTACGTGTAACGTCAGGCAGGTCTTCCACCATTGGTGCTGCTAAAAATGCACCTGCAACTACTCCCACTACCAATCCCAATACAACTACTGTTATGAGATTCTTTTTACCTATGTATGGGGTCAATAGTGCAGATGAAAATACGAATATCATTGCCAGCAAGTACAATACCAGCATTATTATTACTATTATTACATCCATATTTTTCCACTTCCTTATAAATAAAAAATTTTTTTAGTAATTATTAGTATTTATATTCTTAGTAATATTTGTACTTTATTTTATATTCACCCGTGGACTGGTGTATGGAAAGTTATTTTATTTCTGCATTCGAAGGTAATCTTTAGGAAAAAGGTATTAATATATTGGAGTATATATATTATTAGTTTACTCGGTGGATTAGTATGGATTTGAAAAAAGAATTGATATTGTATGTTGTTTTTGGTGTTTTGACTACTGTTGTCAATATCATTGCATATGTTGTTTTTGCTAAGTTTTTGAATGTCGATTATATCATATCGAATATTATTGCATGGTTTTTATCTGTATTATTTGCATACATCACCAATAGGATTTGGGTATTTGAAAGCAAAAGTGATAATATTCTCAGGGAGATTTCATTGTTTTTTGGAGGAAGACTCTTTTCGGGTGTTGTTGACACGTCACTTCTATATCTAATGGTAGATATTTTATTGATTGGAGATTTTGTATCGAAGGTAGTCACGCAGATAATCGTTGTGGTATTAAATTACGTAATCAGCAAATTAGTGGTTTTCAAATGATTGGCTACATAATCCATAAAACGTCGCAATCATAACCTTCGTTTAAAAAGGGATTAATAATAAGCCGGGTTATGAATAAATGAATGTGCAAAATGATTAAAAAAAAGTATTAATTTTTAAAATAATTGTAATAAAAATAATATGCGTTAATCATATATATAGTTAATCCGGAATGAATTAAAAAATACTTAAAAATTAAACAAATTATGTTAAGTATATATATTATGATAAATATAACAAATATTATTAATTAAAAAGGAGGAAACACTTATGGCAGTTTTACCAAAAGCACCAGTTAAAAGAATTTTATCAAACTCAGGTGTATCAAGAGTAAGCGATGAAGCTGTAGATGCATTAATCAATGTATTAGAAGAATATGGTGAAGAAATATCAAGAAAATCCATTAAACTAGCAAAACACGCTGATCGTAAAACCATTAAAGCAAGTGATATTTTATTAGCAAGCGAATAACTAAATATCCTTTAAACATTTATTTTTTTCTATTTTTAATTTTCAATGAATAATATTTATCCATTAAATGCCTCCCCATTAAAGAGTTTCAATATACAAGCACACTATTTTTCCCATTAATCAAAAAATAAATATTGAAAAAATAATCATCTAAAAATTTATAACTTCAAAAACATATATAATTTTATAATAAGATAATAAATTATAATCAAAAAATATCTAAAAGCGAGGAAAAAACAATGAAAGAATTACTCAAAAAACTATCAGAAGCCTGCGGTATATCAGGTTTTGAAGATGATATACGTGAAATACTAAAAGAAGAACTATCAGACTGTGTTGATGAGATGGAAACAGATTTAATGGGAAATCTAATCACAACACACAAAGGTAACCAAGACAAACCTAGCGTAATGCTTGCAAGCCACATGGACGAAATCGGTTTAATGGTAAGCTACATCGACGAAGACGGATTTTTAAGATTTGTAAAAATCGGCGGAATAAACGACCAGATGCTACTAAACCAAAAAGTATACGTTAAAACAGAAAAAGGTGACATACCAGGTATAATCGGTTCAAAACCACCACACATCACAAGTGCATCAGAAGCCAAAAAAATAATCACATACAAAAACATGTTCATAGACATAGGTGCCAAAGACAGAAAACAAGCAAAAGAACTTGTATCAATAGGAGATCCAATCGTATTCCACACCGAATTTGAAGAATGTCTAAACGACCTTGTAATGGGTAAGGCACTTGACAACCGTGTAGGATGTGCAGTAATGGCACAGGTAATGAAGGAATATGACGGTGACGTTACAGTATACGGTGTGGGAACAGTCCAGGAAGAAGTGGGACTTAAAGGAGCAAAAACAAGTGCATTCAAATTAAACCCTGACATGGCAATAGCATTAGACGTTACAATAGCAGGAGACCATCCTGGGGTAAAAGAAGAAGAAGCATACATCAAGGCAGGAAAAGGAACCGTTATCTCACTGACTGATGCAAGCGGTAGAGGACTCATCACCCACCCAATGATGAAAAAATTACTTGTAGAAGCAGCAGAAGAGGCAGGCATCGACTACCAAGTGGAAGTAGGTGACGGCGGAACAACCGACGCTACAGCAATACACCTGACACGTGAAGGAATAGCAACCGCAACACTCTCCAGCGGTTCAAGATACATACACACACCTATAAGTGTTGTAAGTCTTAAGGACATGGATGATACAGTAAAACTCATCATCGCATTTTTAAACAAATTATAGATTGATGTATAGTTACATCAATACCCTCCTTTTTTTGTAAAATTATTATTATATTCAAATATCTCCGCCAAATCATAATACTGATTAAATAACTATTTTAATAAAAAAACCTAAGAGCATAGCTAAAAAAATAAAAAAAAGTAGTTTGAGGTAAATTAAGCTATGTTTAATCCACCTATCTGTATATGGCTTGTTGCATCCAATTTATCCTCAGATTGTTGATAAGCATCACCCATGAAGTTATCCCATCCTTTTATGGATTCCTGATGATAATTTCCAGGATTGTTTCCACCTAGTTCTATGCTTGAACGAACATAAAGCTTACCGTTGTTTTGTTGGAAGTTTAATCCTCCAACCTTGATTTCTGATTCCAGATGTGTATATCCTGATGGACTTCCTCTGACATCCAATCCACCGACGGTTATGTGTATGTCCATATCCTGTATCTTATTGTTGTTTAACTGTAATGTCACTCCACCAAGAGTTACATTTGCATTTAACTGTCTTACCTGGCTTTGTGGGGTGAAGTTTGTTGCAAATCCACCGCACAACACGTCACCGTTGATGTTGTAGATGTACTTGTTGCTTAGCACTACCGTATTTGCTGCACTGTTGGAGGACACGTCCACATCCAATGAGTCATTGTTTTGCGTGTAACGTACCGTCGTAGATGAGTTGTTGTAGTTTGATGAGGTAATGTTATATATGTTATCAGTATCTGCAAAGATTACGTTAACACTTCCCACCTTCTGATGTATGTTCATGTTTATTACTGGCTGAACCTGCGTTGAATTGTTTAATACGAAGTTCAATTCCGTTTTATTTGTAGCTTCATTATCAAAAAATGTTGCATTTTCTAAATTTTCCGGTAATAAAATTATTGAAGAGGTTGTTCCCTGCTTTTCATTTGATTTAATGAAATAGGAGTTTACTCCCACAATACCTATTGACAGAATTAATGCAACTATTATTATAATTGCTATTGTTTTACTTCCATCCATTATACTATCCCCATTAGAATTGCTAATATGATTAGCCATAAACCGTATGTTGATAGGAATGCCTTACCAAAGTCCATACCATACTCTGTAGCTACGGCAGTAATTACTATGACAAACTGCCATAATATAACTAGTAGTATGACCGGGAACAAGAACATCTTATTCAATACTGTTAATGCCAATCCCACTATTAAAAATATGTATAAACAACTAGGATAACATATCAAATTATAACATGCAAGTAACTTACCGTCTCCGCCAAACAATACTTTGGCAAATATGTGTATCGTTACTGCGTGTATGAATTTAAATATAAGCGTGAATATTATTGCGATTACTCCCACTACCACACCGAATGTTAAATCCTGCAGTAATATACCTATCATTAAAGATAAAAAGGCTAGATAGAATACTACTGATAATATTCCATAAAATCCTTTCTTTTGACCTCTTAAATAAAATAGTTCCTCTGGAGATATGATTAACTTACCACTATCTGAGAAAAATTCTATTATTTTTGATATCATAAATATATTTTTGTTTCTGAAAAATAAATATATTGCCCCATTTTACAATAGTGAAATTTAAAAAAATTTATTGCTTGGATAAAAAATACTTT is part of the Methanosphaera sp. BMS genome and harbors:
- a CDS encoding preprotein translocase subunit SecD, which codes for MVTINYETIQFLKRPRTLLLIALVAISIASVAIFGLQEGLDLQGGSMINLHLSEPVDQDTMNTVTAILDKRLNAFGISDVKVRQSGSQDVIVEIAGVKPEEVERIISTPGKFEAKINNQTAITGADITSVSGAEVTGNRWQVPFSVSTAGAEKFAKIAEGQAGAKVEMYLDDKLISDPELDAGLANGKASTEISVSGGEESKQAAQEKATEIHTVLESGALPVKLEVNGVNSVSAELGSQFEQGCLMAGLLALLAIIVVVSFRYRAPSLVLPIIVTTLSELIIILGFASIIHWNLDLAAIAGMIASIGTGVDDQIVMTDEVLARRDRSDRKNIVKTRIKGAFFIIYASAATLIAAMLPLAYIGFARGSTGIGMLTGFAVTTVVGVLVGIFITRPVFADYMETFLIQSPKNKMQNVKKGETKVKDKKKGRKTIAREEAEKQKKRR
- a CDS encoding phosphopantothenate/pantothenate synthetase, whose protein sequence is MLNKDHPRYESLLLRHKIVEAHKNGILADSGMIAHGRGETYDYLIGEKTTDNSINTIKVSAAYFLNAKRPVLSVNGNTTALVAEDIAKLSKMLDIPVEINLYYRTDERVKRIEEVYKKLGVKEILGTNDDEFIDTPNLNGPRSPVSIDGISKSDLIFIPLEDGDRAEALYNLGKTIISVDLNPLSRTAQTSTVTIVDNIVRAMPLLIKYVEEFEDYSSDELTKMINNFDNKVNLDNSIRDILNRFEL
- a CDS encoding AAA family ATPase; the protein is MKVYGITGLPGSGKSIISKFTENEGIHIISMGDIVRKEAKTLNCSSEVAAVSLRKKYGNKIIAKLCVDEIQNISRESTDKQKRFQHEFEDDIYIIEGIRSSHEVDVFRENFDDFTIIAIHSSPKTRFERLKKRNRSDDSSDFKTFLERDIRELEFGIGNVIASADFMIINDDPIQDKLAQMISEYNNEINQSNQ
- a CDS encoding AAA family ATPase; protein product: MKVYGITGLPGSGKSIISRLAKNEGVHIISMGDIVRKEAEKQNCSSGVAAVNLRKKYGDNVIAERCVEEIQNHSRDRLNNQGNTLTRIYTTKNQKQSQRKFKRVEQDVYIIEGIRSPFEVNIFRRNFKNFKVIAIHSSPETRFNRLKRRKRSDDSTDFKTFLERDRRELKFGIGNVIATADFMLINDGPIPIFKNVVRGLIDHEIKPKRKPYKNHNKNKNKPNRKHRKNPNNYKKHNKQNPNNRNKKDFRNKRRY
- a CDS encoding diphthine--ammonia ligase; its protein translation is MKSVILYSGGKDSTMAVYKAIKNNDEIYALLAMVSRNKESYMFHVPNIHMVDYCAAAMEIPTVDVLTDGVKEEELDDVENALIRLKNKGVECVYSGALESVYQKSRIDRICEKIGLKSVSPLWHVNPVEYMRELVDEGFEIIISSTAAYGLTKDWLGRTITHEVIDELIKLNEKYGLHPAFEGGEAETLVLDAPFYDRRIVIDDAEIIWNVDSGVYNITKAHLEEKYDYSINEQ
- a CDS encoding GtrA family protein encodes the protein MDLKKELILYVVFGVLTTVVNIIAYVVFAKFLNVDYIISNIIAWFLSVLFAYITNRIWVFESKSDNILREISLFFGGRLFSGVVDTSLLYLMVDILLIGDFVSKVVTQIIVVVLNYVISKLVVFK
- a CDS encoding histone family protein, encoding MAVLPKAPVKRILSNSGVSRVSDEAVDALINVLEEYGEEISRKSIKLAKHADRKTIKASDILLASE
- a CDS encoding M42 family metallopeptidase, whose product is MKELLKKLSEACGISGFEDDIREILKEELSDCVDEMETDLMGNLITTHKGNQDKPSVMLASHMDEIGLMVSYIDEDGFLRFVKIGGINDQMLLNQKVYVKTEKGDIPGIIGSKPPHITSASEAKKIITYKNMFIDIGAKDRKQAKELVSIGDPIVFHTEFEECLNDLVMGKALDNRVGCAVMAQVMKEYDGDVTVYGVGTVQEEVGLKGAKTSAFKLNPDMAIALDVTIAGDHPGVKEEEAYIKAGKGTVISLTDASGRGLITHPMMKKLLVEAAEEAGIDYQVEVGDGGTTDATAIHLTREGIATATLSSGSRYIHTPISVVSLKDMDDTVKLIIAFLNKL
- a CDS encoding YIP1 family protein, translating into MISKIIEFFSDSGKLIISPEELFYLRGQKKGFYGILSVVFYLAFLSLMIGILLQDLTFGVVVGVIAIIFTLIFKFIHAVTIHIFAKVLFGGDGKLLACYNLICYPSCLYIFLIVGLALTVLNKMFLFPVILLVILWQFVIVITAVATEYGMDFGKAFLSTYGLWLIILAILMGIV